In Manis javanica isolate MJ-LG chromosome X, MJ_LKY, whole genome shotgun sequence, the DNA window AAGGCAGCTTTAAGATCACTTTTTACTAAATGTacataaaattatacaaatagaTGCCAGGGATAAAATTGGCCTCATATATCCAATAACAGCTTCAGATCATCTGGAATCATCTGCTACCCTCTCTTGCTATCCTTTGACACAGGCCTTCTTTTATGCCCAGGAGTCCCTTAGGAAAGCCAATAAATCTTTTAACAGAAGCAAACTAATACCACTCCAGAGCTAGTCTCTGAATAATGCTGACTTCCACTTATCTTATGCTCAGAGTGTGAGGCCTTCCCCAGAGACTCTAGGAATGTCTCTAGGAAAACCTAGATTATGCAGCATTTCCTGTGGAAAAGCAGACCTCCACTCCAGTACTTGTTTCCTGAATGTAGGTATGTCTATCCTTATCAAGATTCCTCCAGAGTGAATGAAAATTCCCTAGACCAACTCTCTAGCCTCAAGCTCTAGTTCCTACATtgctgggggtggagagaagtgggaaGAGCAGCAGTTCCCTTTTACCCCTCCTCTGGTCTTGTTCTAGAATCCTGAGAAAGCATAACAGAGTTTTCTACCAACACTTTGTCAGAAAATAGCCTTCTTGTCTATGATTATATCAAAGTGGTGAGTGTttctgttaggaaggaaaggactagGCTCAGTGTTGCAGGGAAGCAGATATAGTGAGagaagagaccaaagtcaagaaagcaaagtcacTTTTCCTGCACTCTGCATAGAGtaacagagcaggcctgcctaaaGGGAGAAAGGCCCGGATcttcattctgaggcttcttgtatgtggttttggcagggcagagaggtccgtAATTGACAGCTCTTAGCCCTCTAGGCTTGCTCTGATTGGTGAAATGTGGACAAGGGCTGTGCGTGCCTGTGCTTCTGacgtttcttatctgggggaccctggacatttcctatgaaaggaaaggagggacacatagcagcaattcaccggagagttccgctttattagggaaaggtgctgggttatataggaaagggcatgaattgattgaggtgtcacttctacggggctggtggctgttggctaggtactgggattgggagggaagcgagaggtgattgggcttcaggtggcaccggcgggaactgaggaccccgaagagaagccagaagtttgccatcttactggtggggacccttcattcccccctttctcctctatggggttgtggacgttgctttctctctggctgtttcctgctgaacaggggcggagaagggagtgagggcttgaggattgggaggaaagggttgataagACTCTCCaaagtaaggatgagtagatgtggacttcttcaggtttggaaatcaatgaaggttccctgtaaccataggttggccaagaggatatgggtatCAGGAGCAAGGTGTCTGCgtccattgtttccaggaacagtttccagtggagagagaggtccatctcagcatgtggtgaggaggtcacgtgaggctgagggatcttctgtggccagaagctggtagttcctgagaaaaactggttgaaagcttgattagagatttttccgacttggaatttgatgaactttattatatagggtaagaagagacaggcgagaagaatgattattatggggcctgtgATGGGCCAGaaccaggtgaggagggggtttgttagtattgacgagaatgggttggaattggaagcagagtggagactagaggcaaggtcagtgagtttggtaatgtcagtttctacaatgccggattcattgatgtaatagcagcactcttcccagaggaagatgcaggtgccgcccttctcggctataagcagatctagggcccgccggttttgaagggtgactttatctagcgaagtgacctgtctttggagagaggctagggaatcgacagtggatgtcagggcttcctcaagtttggcgttgagatctctaactgcccatagagagtgacccaaggcttctcccaaaaaccctgccccaatggctgaggtgatcaaagagctactgaccatgatgggaaggaaagcagctctttttgtgcgtgagggcaagggaggttggagctcaagatattctgccatgctgtaaagtgttaactgtgggattagggtgacgagaatgcagggtgtatcagagttgagaggcagtgagttgaaaagactgccattacactaaatgaagtatcccggttgcgtaaaagtcttagagccggaggtaggggtgtagatagagagacagtgaagtgcactggaggggggtggagttgggcctacacagtggtggatggtgagattatctgcgtattctggttcccataggggtatgtctgccagggggcggaggggttgtctttctgcatggaaggagtagttggaaatattaaggggcacggcggccagcagtgggcgctgtagtgatgcgcacaagaaacaattcgctgtgttaagggtgtggttgagaaagatggtggtgtcttgaatgagatgtaacgaagagtaggagaaatgagaagaggggcagggataagaagatgaagaggcgccgtcaagagtttggataatgactttttcggaatgtctgatatctgatgcaacttgagagatctgggaatgagagggaacatacttttgagagatatgaagggtaccgtggggggtcaaggactccccccatagtaaactgaggctgtgactctggcagctcatcaagagtcccagggatctgggattgataaggagaatgagccgttgggatatttcatgaaacggttggaggagtaatactgtgggtactggaagttactcatgtagtgaattgcacaagaccagtagggacatctcttgtaggtgtctggctatcacctgcaataggcttgtttttggtcatagaggaagcagaggtagggagaataagggtagctgctagtgaacacttcggtggagggaggaaagtggaggtataaaggctcagagcagcttttcagagggcagtctggtgtggcaatgagggcagtaacttttgtttgatgctgtgtggaagtctctctgactttgaatcgccatacaaaggaggctggggtggtggggaagacaataaaaatgaggcaaaaagcaagagagcagtaaaggaggaaaaagtcatgatttgggtatggatgacaaagggggtgaatgggattttggaggaaagaggacagtaaggtcaggagtctggagggagggagagtctgtaaacttttgtaggttaagagatcttttaggtgatgtggagacagaatggtaaggggcgccctgaatgtcagtttatgagcttcttcctgcaagagctgtctagcagctaatgctcgtaggcagggggctcatccccgaactgtggggtctaattgcttggagagataagctactggggggcaaaggatgggccataatattggcctaggactcttagagcttgactggacctctcatgaatatataatgagaaggtcttcgacaaatcaggaagatggagagctggggcttctacaagggcttgacagagcttaatgaaggagtgtcggggtgaggaggataatggttttttagggggcctcttgctgaggttgtataggggtcttgccaacagggtgcagggagaagttagggatctacgttctaaaatatctagctaggcttagaaagggcctagaaaggaaaggatttttgtcttggttttgggaatgggcaggtcagagaggagccattttttgtctaaggtaatggactttctttgttgagatagaaagaatctgaggtaagtgataggaggggaagagatttgagctttgacgggggatactcggtaacttctggaagctagaaagttaagtagggaggcagtgtcaagtttagactgttcccacgagagactgcagagtagaagattgtctatgtattataaggtggacttggagtgatcatgatgaaactgtttgaggtcctgagctaggacctgtctaaaaatatggggactatctcggaagctttgtggcaaaactgaccaagtgagttgtttagaatgtcttgtgtatgggtccgtccaggtgaagatgaaaaaatcttgggagcaggggtctagagggatagaaaaatgggtctttgagatctaggactgagaagtgggatgctgaggcagggatctgcgataaaaggctgtatggatttggaactaagggatggatagggacaacggccatgttgatgaggtgaaggtcttggacatggcggaaagatccattggttttttttaacagctaatatgggggtattaaatggggagtgagtgggtctgaggtaatttatgtttaagagatcttgaatgatggcttggaggcctatgagggctgaagtggttaggaggTATTGGACCTGatagatatactgagaggggtcacgtaatttgatagaggcagggggacatagggccacggaggggcttgtaatgtcccaaactttgggatttacagggtgtatgagggcggaactggagctttcattgggtagaggggggtcgtcggctatgagggccatcagaaagggagtactgggggatgtgggagtggatatagttatggaaatgtggaggagggaaaggatgtctcatcttagtaaagggatgggacactggggcataaccaggaaggagtgggagaaaggtatgggattgtctaggattgtgcataaaaggggggggggtttgaatgggaaaatctgtttacctcctaccccaactataggagtaatggctggcgtggtagggccccggtattctcgcaagactgagaaggtggctcctgtatctaggaggaaggagatggggcgaccgtctactgttaaagtaaccctgggctcctgtttggtgatggaaatggtcgggcaagaagcccccgggccccatcaatcttcttctgccagccccactacggtgggcttaggatgggggttgttcgtccagcctcccctttgggtggttgggcaatcagacccccagtggccctttttgtggcatctggggcatggggtggtaggagatctgggggagggccatgcccttgaccaatgtccctcttttctgcacttgaaaaaAGCTCTTGgcggggggcttgtttgtagaggggcgcccaggttgtggttttatcagctgggccaacatctggataTTGGCCTGATCAaccttttgtttacagcattctttctcctcatcctggttatggaagactttaaaggctactgttaggatctcagtctgtggggtagcggggccctgttctaactttttgagtttagctttaatgtcggggtagctttgagctaggaagtatgtcataaggacatgtcttctttcaggcgtttctgggtccaggctggtatactgtaatagggcttgagtgagtctgtctaagaactcggagggggtttcgtctctcttttgaattatgtcttggtgcttttgaaaattgactacgagctgccttttttagacttgctattaagcaggaggcaaaaatattttaagagcgGAGatccatggcggtgttataatctcagtgtgggtcttgttcggggacagcagtggggccagggggataggtggggtcagtcctgtgggtttcggtagcgtgcgtttgggcaaagccccaaactcgtctacgctcttcagggaggagaatattggctaggagcatgaaaatgtcatgatgtgtgaggctgtaagactggagggtctattgaaactccctgatgtatgtcatgggatcagtggaaaaggaacttaggcgtttctctagttgggctaaatctcctaaggagaaagggaggtgaaggtgcacgatgccttcggatcctgctacttcccagaggggggcgataattttgggaggccctcgggaccgagtctgagggggactgaagggttctggctcagtctgtgggggagtgacgtggtctagctgtgcctagtcgagcaggtcttgaagtgcataaggggggcaaagaaaataaagatagaatcggacccacatgtcaccagctagcagcccagctgcttgcctctgctgctctagttgggcttgaactcatgactctgaggttaagagtcccatgctctactaactgagctacagcagggctccagttaattgcttatggaatacgtaaacagaatgttttttgttctccattcctgctacatcggcaagtgggggaagggcatacttagaagcaggggcggtgtttctacacatcttcaaggtctccctattttcagagtgaggagtcttggcaagatatgtttctgtggacagataacttctaaggactgcaccggttgttctctagcttgtgctttcccatgctgcgttcagacatgggggaaggtgctttcccattctccctacaaacatgtgagaagacaaaggcggtccctaacaggggagaaataggtgatgagggcaaagacggagggggcccccaggacctagttaaagggggggctgaaaggctcaggcttaatctgcgggagacgaaggcggaggaggtgagatgggggaggagatggtggggaaggaagggagaagggctgttgtaggagaagaaggggaagggagtgaaggggaggcttctgcgggggcggcggcttgaaggctaggagaacttgggagggggcggggggaggaggaggcggaaagcttcgatatagggaatctccttccattttttcaggcactggcagtagttaaagagattgcgagtgatgttaggatcaagagttccccctgcgggccattggttgttattgtcttgggagcaatatttacggagaagttttggttttatatcaggcgtcagggagagggtagccagatgcttaagcaggcattcaagaggtgaactttcagggagggatgaggaggctcccatggctgaaggacagagaaagagacaaacaggggaagacgaacagagatcctcggactggaggcagaacgcaaggagacagagggcatccccgatgatccttggtggtctgcagaaactcgtatatgagtcggaatttcttaggaagtgtgggtcgtcacccagacttccctaagaaggcagagtgccggagtcacgaggtacctagcactaggcgttttcggcggacagagcagaaggaggagggggggaaaagggagcgttctcatccacaaaggagtcaccttgtttatggctgttggaggaggggcctgagggtccgccgcagccgtgaaggcctgaggcagggagagttccctcctcatccccgagcgtcagggccttgccggacgatcacggtcaatggcactgcgatagctcggggaagagtggcccaccccggggaaattttgcttgaaaactttcagcactgatggaagggatggtgattgcatttatgactgttggaggaggggcctgagcgtccgctgcagccgtaaaggcttgaggcggggatttatggctgtttggggaggggcctgagtgtccgccgcagccgtgaaggccggaggcggggagagttccctcctcatctccgagtgtcagggccttgccggacgatcacggtaaatggcactgcgatagctcggagaagagtggcccaccccgggggtaaaacttacctaaaggccagagaggagtggtgagtgtgatgagccagctccggaaaaagaggatgagggcaagctgctgctggtgtcgggggggaagacggggcccagttggggtgtcccgtctcccgggtttcggcaccaatgaaaggaaaggagggacacatagcagcaattcaccggagagttccgctttattagggaaaggtgctgggttatataggaaggggcatgaattgattgaggtgtcacttctacggggctggtggctgttggctaggtgctgggattgggaggggggcgagaggtgattgggcttcaggtggcgccggcgggaactgaggaccctgaagagaagccggaagtttgccatcttactggtggggacccttcatcctgagtcactcttggaccctatGGCTACAGTTGATTaattctctgagtcatttctgacTCTATCtaatcaactccctgagtcatttttggagtggttgggggtggggggctctctccttttcatcccactcatttttgtctttctgcctaacagtagAACCCTAAAAGTGCACTTTAGATTTTCTCAGGCTTCGACTTCCTGTGgacacatgaaagaaaaaaattaatattaaaatttgaatttcacttaCAAGTTACTGCTACTTATTGATGTATGGCCTCTTCAGGGTCTACCATAGTGATTTCTGAAAATTTACATGTTTCTTACTCATGCTTAAATACAAGTCACCTTCTGCTCTCACCTCCTTGTTGATATTGTCTGCCAGTGAGCCTATTTATTCATGGAGGTGCTTACCTAGAGTACCGCCTTTCAGTATTCTCAAAAAACAAATGctcagaatttttaattttgaggactACATCTTTCCCAACTCTGTAATTCACTTTGCCTCCTGACCTTGAAACAACATTGCTTATGCCCAGAGTCTCACAAAAACTCTTGCTAAAACACAGAATCCTTTGTTTCTGCTTATAGATTATTTCTGCATAGTGTTCAGATCTAGTCCCTGTAGCATATTTGGGGGGCCATACTGTCCTCTGCATCTCCAGTAACTGCAGACTcccaggccctgtctccaaaggACTCACAGgtaaaattttctcttcttgACCTCCTTCCCCAGGAAAGGGGGAAGTACACTTGAATGTTAATCAGTTAAAAACgtatctctaaaaaaaaaatacttatctcaAACTCAGCTCAGCCAACCTTGATATGCTATTATTACTCTTATAGGTggtatgtacattatttttattgcctTTAGAAGATATgctaaaaaatgaatgagtgaatttatTAATGTATGGAGTACAGatttaaatcattcattcattaaacaaatatttactaagttccTTCTATGAGCCAGGACAGTTCTGGCaattggaaacaaaataaaacagacacaATCCAACcttacacaaaaacatatctAAATAGCTCATCTCAATAATGGTAGTCCATGCCTTCTACAGAAATTTGGGGAGAAGCATTCCTCACATGAAAAAAGATGTCATTTTCTGATATCATACTGTTATTCTTTTATGTGACTATCAATTTATGCTGTGAATAGCTTTCAACAAATATCAGGTCTGTGAAATGCAATTGAATGTTTGCCATTGAATCAATCTGTTCAATCTTTCAATATGCTATAACAATGCCCTACTGCATTTTTGTTCCCTTAGGTGTATCAGTTCCTATCCCAGTGATTGGACTGAGAGATGAAGACAAAGTGTTTGTCAACAACACCACTTGTGTGCTGAATGACCCAAATTTTGTTCTTATTGGGTCCTTCGTAGCATTCTTCATACCGCTGACGATCATGGTGATTACGTACTGCCTGACGATTCACGTTCTCCGACGACAAGCACTGATGTTACTGCATGGCCACACCGAAGAACCGCCTGGAATAAGCCTGGATTTCCTTAAGTGCTGCAAGAATACCACCTGGGAAGAGAACTCTGGAAACCCTAAACAAGATTTGAATCCTCGgcgaagaaagaagaaagaaagacgtcCTAGGGGCACCATGCAGGCTATCAACAATGAACGGAAAGCATCAAAAGTCCTCGGCAtcgttttctttgtgtttctcatCATGTGGTGCCCATTTTTTATTACCAATATTCTGTCGGTTCTTTGTGGGAAAGCCTGTAATCAAAAGCTTATGGAAAAGCTTCTGAATGTGTTTGTTTGGATTGGCTATGTTTGTTCAGGAATTAATCCTCTGGTGTACACTCTTTTCAACAAAATTTACCGAAGGGCTTTCTCCAACTATTTGCGCTGCAATTATAAAGCAGAGAAAAAGCCTCCTGTCAGACAAATCCCGAGAGTTGCTGCCACTGCTTTGTCCGGGAGGGAGCTTAACGTTAACATCTACCGGCATACCAATGAACCGGTGATTAAGGAAACTAATGACAATGAGCCTGGTATAGAGATGCAAATTGAGAATTTGGAGTTACCGGTTAATCCTTCCAGTGTGGTTAGTGAAAGGATTAGTAGTGTGTAAGAAATAGCAGCACAGTCTTTTCCTACAGTAAAGCTACAAATGTAGGAAAATATTGTATAACTCTTCCGTCAGTCATAACTAATGTAAATATTGTTGTCTGAAAAAGGTGTTTTTATATATAGCTTTGCAATCCTGTACTTTACAATCATGCATACAATAGTGAGATTTACGGTTCTATATTTACTGTTTATAATAGATTGAGAGTAACTTATTTTGATTCTttgatgtataaaaatattgatttttttccccttcctttttccctacctctccttctttcttttcttctctctctctctctttcttttgtgCATAAGGAAATGTTGATGTTCATCTCAGGTGGCATTTGCCAGAGACCAGAATGATGCACATGACAGTGGTTAAATTTCAACCACACCAAAATTAACAAATTGAGTAGAGTGTTTTTCTGGGTTAACAGTAAATATGCACTTTAAATTCTTGCTCTGCtcatctatacacataaacacagtAAGACAGGTTCTGCTTTCTGATACTCTGTCACACCTATTAGTGAGTCAAAGGTAGAACTTAGCCTTGTCATCACATATAGGGGCAAAATTTGACATTGTCAGAATGTTGTGTTGATATTTTGCTGCAATGTCTGTCCCCATAGTGGTATTTTAACATAGCAGCTAGTTAACCAGGACTACAGAAGTGGAAGGATGATACAACATATATACACCAatagcttttcacttcttcagGACAATGTTCAAATTCCGATTATAATGACAAGCAAAGtggaattagtgttttcattctGGTCCTTAGTAAATACCTAATTCCATAACTAAACTGGGAAACAAGATCCCAGAGTTATTTCTCAATCCAGGATTCAATATCAATTGGGTTTTGATCTCAGGATCCTGGAAATTCATGTGCTACACACAAAGTGAAATTAGCATTTTGagccttattaaaatattttcttaattatggTACCTCTATCTATAGGACCTAATTTAGCAGTCCATTTTTAAGTAAAACTAGCATTGGAAGGATAAATGATCAAAACCTTGGGAGTTTTACTTGATTAAGGACTACAGAACTAGGCCCTTAGAATgtgaaaaaaagtaattaaaaagacGCTTTTACTGAACTCTGGGGATAACATAAATACAGAGTTTCCATTtggattttaaacaaaatttatctCATTTTCAGATCCTTCCAAACTCTCTAGTGCAGGAAAAGGCTGCAGCTAATTTGTGAAAGTGGCAAGCTCTTCATTGTACTGCAATTATGTACCAGAAGTTTAAATCTTTGTTAAAAATATAGTGTTGTGTTACAATAAGTGTTGGCCATATTTTCATTTGTGGGCCTGCTGCTAACAATTCAGTACCATTTTACTAGTTTGCTAACCTTGAAAGGTTTTCAAGCATTGCTAAAGTCAGACCATCAAGTCTATGCTGTGTGCAGAGTATACAAGTATTCCCAGTAACTATTTCCATGTGTGTCCATTTCACACGACTGTGGATCAATTTCTGAAAAATTCATGATGCTACTTTCTATGCCTGACAGTTACTTACAATCCTTAGAGGGTGCCTCTCAGTATCTTCAAGTTAGGGAAGGCATAATCTGAATTTCCTAAAATTCCTAGTCTGTGTCCTCAACACACAGCATAGATAAATCCAACAGTCTGCCACAGGGGCAGTGGGAGAGCTGCTGTATTTGAGAAAACTCATACAGTCTGTACCTGATTTGCAACACTGCCAAATGTCAATCAATTGCTTGAGCATGCCCAAATATAACATGAAAGTGAAGTCTACCTGCCTGTTAGTTCTGTTGAACTGCATGTCAAAACAATTATATGAAATTGAATGAGGTAATCTAATTCTTATTGAAATGAAAATGTCTGAAGAAACACAGCATGCATTGCACATGAGTTCTGCACATACAGATGGAGTCCTGCATGTATGCCATGTATGTTGCATGAATCCATCGATCTGTATTAAAGTAAGGCAGAGTTGGTGATATTAAAGGGCCTGAAGAAAATCCTTCAGCAGTCCTTACAAAGAACATGCATTCAGATCTGAAGTACTGTTAGTATCAGAGAAAACTGGAAACATCTGATTTCTTTTCAACTATCAGGGCAAGCTCATAGCACATgtcttataagaaaatataaaccaTGGATTTTCAAAAGCACTAGCAATAAGTCGAATGGTAATAGCTTATAGCACATTTGTTAATAATTCTTATGTCATCAACTAGTAGTACTTAATAGTACCCAACACAGTAATTATCCTCAAATTCTGTGCTATTCATAAGTTCTGTGCAGTTCGGTATGAAACAGATATACTCATTTGGATATAAATCTTACAGTTCAATGTTAAATCTATAaacttttataaatgttttaaaaacaactcCATGTGAGAAATGTAAATGTGGTAAATTAACTGTCAAATTATTTTGATGTACTATTGTATATGTATACCTGTTTGAGACACATGCAACAGACTGCCTTATATTATTTCCTGTAAATCTTCTCCTTCATCAAATGGTACTTTTTGCGAATGGTTGCAAAATGTTGTCTTATTCCTGGTTCCTATATGTTATCCACTCCAACTTTTTGTGATAATtcctattaatttattaaatttattaaatgttgGCTAATAtgtcatgtgttttttttccaacTGCATCTTTTGAGGGGAAAATATaccacttcattcttctttgaAACTTAAatcaaattatgtaaaataagttCACAAAGAGGAACACAACCAAAAAATAGCATTCTTCTGATTAATTCTGCATGCACTCAAAGACTACAACCAGAGGAAAGATAAgaggtataattgacaatatCACTGATTTCTCATGAGAATAACTCCATTCCCAAATTATCCCACCTCCCTTAACCTGAGCAGTGCCTGAAGTGACTCATATGCTCTCTTTGTCATAGGTATCATTACTTTCTTATTCCCACCAAACTCTAAGCTCCGCAAGAACAGAAAGGATCAGGAacattaaagatggcggcatgagaggagggACAGAGACTTACTCATAAAAccacatatacacaaaaatataattaatacaactaatcctgaaagagcaacaggaaagaaggctacacaCACTGCATATATCTGGAGAAAATAACAGACATCACAGAACAGGGtgacgtaccaaagctgtgacctggctggacccaagcccttccccttccccagctcactggcaggaggaatagaaacagagcggggagggagtggaggtctgggactgcttaacccagagccctgcagatatgctctgggagcacaaacctacattgcatggtgctctggtgattagttggattggaaagctaaaacaggcggaatacctggagagactgatattccagctgcttgtggaaaatagggatccatatcaggctgctctgggcggatagtatgagagacttcctaacagtgagagggctgctaaagaggcaaggattgcacaaagcttagtactcaggagaaaggacaggtagacaaaactgtccaggtgtactcttcccagcaggttgggagtttTCAGGAtattcaggcactccatccccatggctggctatgcagctccaaggcccctgtccatgatacacagcctgctgtgt includes these proteins:
- the HTR2C gene encoding 5-hydroxytryptamine receptor 2C codes for the protein MVNLRKAVHSFLVHLIGLLVWQCEISVSPVTAIVTDIFNTSDGGRFKFPDGVQNWPALSIVIIIILTIGGNILVIMAVSLEKKLHNATNYFLMSLAIADMLVGLLVMPLSLLAILYDYVWPLPRYLCPVWISLDVLFSTASIMHLCAISLDRYVAIRNPIEHSRFNSRTKAIMKIAIVWAISIGVSVPIPVIGLRDEDKVFVNNTTCVLNDPNFVLIGSFVAFFIPLTIMVITYCLTIHVLRRQALMLLHGHTEEPPGISLDFLKCCKNTTWEENSGNPKQDLNPRRRKKKERRPRGTMQAINNERKASKVLGIVFFVFLIMWCPFFITNILSVLCGKACNQKLMEKLLNVFVWIGYVCSGINPLVYTLFNKIYRRAFSNYLRCNYKAEKKPPVRQIPRVAATALSGRELNVNIYRHTNEPVIKETNDNEPGIEMQIENLELPVNPSSVVSERISSV